A DNA window from Prochlorococcus marinus XMU1406 contains the following coding sequences:
- the larB gene encoding nickel pincer cofactor biosynthesis protein LarB has protein sequence MNFDIKFDFQRRDRLGIIEAIWGQDKSIDQLERLSENVLSKNEVVFITRINSEKAKHLLDLYDDARFYEEANCLIIGKNLNKINTNKKVAIISGGSSDLAVTLEAQLALRIYGVNCQSFIDVGVAGLHRLMSQLEEINKYDVLIVCAGMEGALATVVGGLLAQPIIAVPVSVGYGVSKDGETALNSMLSSCSPGISVMNIDNGYGAAMAALRIIKSIS, from the coding sequence ATGAATTTTGATATTAAGTTTGATTTTCAAAGAAGAGATAGACTTGGAATCATTGAGGCTATTTGGGGACAAGATAAGAGTATCGACCAATTAGAGAGATTATCTGAAAATGTATTAAGTAAAAATGAGGTTGTTTTTATTACTAGGATTAATAGTGAAAAGGCTAAACATCTTTTAGATTTGTATGATGATGCACGATTCTATGAAGAAGCAAATTGCCTAATAATTGGGAAAAATCTGAATAAAATAAATACGAATAAAAAAGTTGCCATAATTTCGGGCGGCTCAAGCGATTTGGCCGTAACACTTGAAGCACAATTAGCGCTTCGAATTTATGGAGTGAATTGTCAATCTTTTATAGATGTTGGAGTAGCTGGACTTCATCGATTGATGAGTCAGTTAGAAGAAATTAATAAATATGATGTATTAATAGTTTGTGCTGGAATGGAAGGAGCTTTGGCAACAGTTGTGGGCGGATTGTTGGCACAACCGATAATAGCAGTACCTGTTTCAGTCGGCTACGGTGTTAGTAAGGATGGAGAAACTGCTTTAAATAGTATGTTGTCAAGTTGTTCTCCAGGTATTTCAGTTATGAATATAGATAATGGTTACGGCGCAGCAATGGCGGCACTCAGAATTATTAAAAGTATTTCTTAA
- a CDS encoding TIGR03792 family protein, with translation MRFNLNLKKKFQKFCLLLICLVFVIFQSDIPNLKALTMDNYQSEMIIEELRLKVPADVKAAWLNAEKEIWEPWLSSQDGFLGRQLYWDKEKEEALILVNWKSKKLWKSIPMSEVNVVQQKFEDNVKAALNIGENPFELIYEGELDKQR, from the coding sequence ATGAGATTTAATTTAAATTTGAAAAAAAAATTTCAAAAATTTTGTTTACTATTAATCTGTTTAGTATTTGTAATTTTTCAATCTGATATTCCCAATTTAAAAGCTCTTACAATGGATAACTATCAAAGTGAAATGATCATAGAGGAATTAAGACTTAAAGTACCTGCCGATGTAAAAGCAGCTTGGTTAAATGCTGAAAAAGAAATATGGGAGCCATGGTTATCTTCTCAAGATGGTTTTTTGGGAAGACAATTATATTGGGATAAAGAAAAAGAAGAAGCTTTAATATTGGTAAATTGGAAAAGTAAGAAATTATGGAAAAGCATACCAATGTCAGAAGTAAATGTAGTTCAACAAAAATTTGAAGATAACGTTAAAGCTGCTCTAAATATAGGCGAAAATCCTTTTGAATTAATTTATGAGGGAGAATTAGATAAGCAAAGATGA